A segment of the Rattus rattus isolate New Zealand chromosome 4, Rrattus_CSIRO_v1, whole genome shotgun sequence genome:
tttcttggaTTCCATTTATCTCTGATGGAAAGGGAAAGTGGCATTTGATCAGTGTCCATGTGTGACAGCCCTTTAATGCGGATAATTTCATtaaaccctcccttcccccattccaGACCTGCCTGACAGCCATGCTCTCATTGGCCAACAGATACCATATGCTAACAGATTGAAACCATGGAACCTCCAATACTTGctgcttctcccttccttccttccttccttccttccttccttccttccttccttccttccttccttccttccttctttccttccttccttccccccccggccccagacagaaagacagaagggttTCATTTCGTAGtcttggctgtcatggaacttgctctgtagaccaggctggcctggaactcacagagatccatttgcctctgcctcctgagtgctgggatcaaagacatgtgccaccatgcccgacTATTTGTCTGCTTTTAACACGCAAAGTTGGAGATTCCATATGGTTCAGCTTAATATAGAGAAGGACAAGTTTGTGTCATCGGAGACTTACGATTTAGGAGGGAAAATAAAGTTAATGTCAGGATGCTAGGAGTGAGGACTGACAGCCAGCATTTGAAAACAGGGTTTTCCTGGGTGAGTTTTAAGGGCAGTTTGGCAAAAGACACACACTGGCCGGCTCTCTGCTGAAGGGAGAGCCGTGAGTGAGCACTGCGCATGTGCTATGTGCAGATTGCAGGCTGCTTGCTCACTGTGGGATGCCTGAGTGGACCAGGAAGTCCGAGTCTTCGGGGGATCATTTGGGACCTCCCTGCACGTAAACCCAGTGTAGTTCTGAGATCTCTGGAAGTGAAAACGACTGGTGAACTAAGTTGGGTTGAGAGTTTTCAAACTTTGGGGTGTTTCAAGGTCTGAAAGGAGAATACATAAACAGGCAGAGTACTGAACTCCTCACAGGGTCCTGCAAGCTTCCCAGAATGCTTCCACCCTACTGATGACAGTTTCCTCAGAATAGGTGGGAAGCAGGAGGTAGAACTTCAGGGCCCAGTAAGGTCGGTGATAGAAAGAGCCAAGGGAGGAGAGCAAGAGAAACCTTTAAGGACACGAAAcccaaagaaggggaggaaatTGAATAACTCGAGAGAAGAAAGAACTGAGTAGAGTGGGGGATAGCAAAACCTAGCAAAGATAATAAactcttcaaaataaaaactagcCCTCGGCATCATTTCTCCTTTGTAAAGAGAGTTCGGAATCAGGACTATGGTTGGGATAGCTGTCCGAGCACTCCCTTCCCCATTTCACACCCGCTCCATCTTTAGTGGACAACGatcactaaacaaacaaataaaaaccattgCAGCATCGCAGAGAGCTAGAACAGGTTAAAACTGGTAGGGCTGGCCTCTCCTTACTCCTCCCGAAGTTCACCCTCACCCAAACCCCACTACGGGGCTAGTGTTCACGCTACATGACACAAGGTCGTTTGttcacctcttccttccttcctcccatctccacagCGGCCCTTCGGAGAGGTGTATGAGTTGGAAATTGACACGCTGGAGACCATCTGCCACGCTCTGGACCCAACCCCCTTGGCAAATTGTTCTGTGAGGCAACAGACCGAGCATGTGAGTACTACCTTATGGTGAGAGGATAGTGCTAGGCTACCACAGTTCAGCAAAGGGCAGTTTGGCTTTATCCAACTCTCAGCGGCCATCTTGGCCAGCCAGAGAGCAATTTCTAAAACTGCTGTGGGCTGGTGCCTTCCCCGAGGCTGATTTTTACAacacttgggctttccttcttgaaGCCCTCCCAGAGCCCAGTTTATAATGTTTCAATAACACCAGTGAAGGGGGCCATGGGCAGGTTCCCGCCCACAGTCCTGCCAGGATGCTCCCCAAGTGAGCAGCCAGGGTGCAGCTGGATATCAGCACCGGTGGTTTCTTTCCCAGGCGGTGGAGGGAGACTGTGACTTCCACATCCTGAAACAAGATGGCCAGTTCAGCGTGCTACACGCCCAGTGTCATTCCACGCCAGGTCAGAAAATGCTTCTGCTTGTTTTTAATCCCGTAGAATGAGAAAGGAATCGGAATGGTTTTGAACTCAAATAGTTTTCACTTCCTCGGTGAGGATTACAGGTCTTGGTATTCTGTCACCATCTTTTAAAGGTGCTTGTTCTTAGGGACGAACATTGCCCCGCAGCTGCGACTTGGTGGCGCCTCACACAGCTGCTTAAAGGTTTAGAGAAAAAGGCTGCATCAGAGCACGTGGGGCGCTTTCTAACCAAGCGAGCTGTGGTGAGTACACTGGCGAGCCGCAGTTAAGACCCTGTCATCTTTCCACCCAGACTCTGCAGAGGACGTTCGGAAGTTTTGCCCGCGTTGCCCAATCCTGATCCCGTTCAATGACACCAACGTGGTCCACACCGTCAAAACTGCCCTGGCTGCCTTCAATGCACAGAATAATGGAACCTATTTTAAACTGGTGGAGATTTCCCGGGCTCAAAATGtggtaaaaaaaagaattaatactCTTTTGGTTGATTTGGGCAATTTGGCAGCCGTTAGGGAATGTGTGAGGGtgataaacagaagaaaagagaacattggTCAAAAGGCCTGGCAGGGGTTCTAGGACGTTCAGGAGCCCCAGACTCTTAACAACCCTATCCCAAACTGAACCACTCCAACATTGGTTAACCACAGCAGAAGGCAGGCAACACCCTGGCTTCCCGGCTGCACTTAACGCTTAATAGCAGGGCTCTCTGTTCAGACACAGTACATTCCCTGGGTGCCTCACGCTTACACCCCGCCAGTGACACCTGCAGCAGTCTGGGAACCAATCAGTAGTAACAAAGGTCCAGCAGACTAATGGGAGGCTCCTAATCTGCCTTTCAAATCCAGAAGTTGAGGTTGGGAGGGGACCATCTAATTGTATAACCAAAGTAACTCTTTGGCTGCAACAGACTTGTGATGTTTAAGGAagctggaaacctggaaatgAGCCAAGGCACGCTTGCACATACGTCATTACAGGTGGTGATTCTGCAAGTCCTGAAAGTCCCCATCCCATACTACTCCAGGCTCTGTGCTCGTCAGGTTCCAAATGTTACCAGGAGGaagtccccatcccatcccatcccattccAGGCTCTGTGCTTGTCAGGTTCCAAATGTTACCAGGAGGAAGGAAGCATAACAACTTCCATTTTGATACTGGGGTAGGGAACTGGAATGGGGGTATATCTCTTCACTTCTCCCCTCCAACTGGAATAACCAGAACATTTGAGTTCCCGTGGTTGAAGGCCAGGAGATGCTGGTTTCCCATCCCTGCCTGTCTGAAGTTGGCCTTTTAAGCTTCCCGTTTCCTCTTTGAAAACTTGCCTCTGCTCTGTCCTGAGAGACGGACAGTGAACACGTGCCAAcgctctgaggagacagctcctgcctccacaacCCAAACATCAGAGCACAATCCTTCCAATTGCTCAgagccacacacacaggcagtgtGATTTGTGTTCTCTCAAACTGCCAGGCCATGGCctccccctctcctgccctccctccctgcatccctccctctctccttgcctccctcccccgctccttccctccatcccaacTCTTCTGGCCCCTCTTGTTCCGGACTATCTTTCCCACATGTTCTCATTTTCATCCTCAGCCTTTCCCGGTGTCTACTCTCGTGGAGTTTGTGATAGCTGCGACTGACTGTACTGGTCAGGAGGTCACAGATCCAGCCAAATGCAACCTGCTGGCAGAAAAGGTGGGTAGGCCAGACCCTGGGGCTCTTACCACCAGGCAAACCTGGTTGTGGAACAGAGTAGTTTTTTGCAGTTTACATCTTGGGGCTgaagaaataaagtgaaaaacaaaaacaaacaaataaacaaaaagtgcAAAATGTCCACTTGTGAAGCTGGAGAAAGGCTCGTCAGTTAGGGGCACACACTTCTTTGCTCATGCAGAGGGGCGaaagtcagttcccagcacctatgtcaggtCACCCTTAACTCCAGCTCTGACACCTTgggcccagcactcaggagacagaggcagacggatctctgagttcaaggctggtctggtccacagagtgagttcctagacagctagggctacacagagaaaccctgtctaaaaacaaagaaagaaaaagagaagaaagaatggaaaatgaTAGTTTAgatctaaatgtgtgtgtgtgtgagtgtgtgtgtgtgtgtgtgtgtgtagagagagagagagaggaggagaggagagagagagagagagagagagagagaggagagagagagagagggagggggggagagggaggagagagaggagagagaatgagtaTGGCTTTTTAAGGAGGGTTGCCCAGAAATTGTAAACTTAAAGGGGGTGAATTAAAAGGCAGAAGTCCCCTTGTTTCAGTAACTATGCTATCACTGAAAACTGGGGAGATCCTTACTTTGCATCATGTAAAACCACCCCTGTCTTTCTGGAAACAGCAATATGGCTTCTGCAAGGCGACTCTCATCCACAGACTTGGTGGGGAAGAGGTTTCAGTGGCCTGCAAGTTATTCCAGACACAGGTAACTTCATGGATGTTCTTCAAAACCGTGTCCCCTTCACGCTTCTGCCATGGCCTGGTAACACTTGCTGTCGGGCCTAATCCTTGCAGTGGATTATAACACTGCAGAGTGTGGGACTCATCAGCTGGCTGAAGGAGATTTCAGCCGTGGTT
Coding sequences within it:
- the Ahsg gene encoding alpha-2-HS-glycoprotein isoform X1, whose translation is MKSLVLLLCFAQLWGCQSAPQGAGLGFRELPCDDPETEHVALIAVDYLNKHLLQGFRQILNQIDKVKVWSRRPFGEVYELEIDTLETICHALDPTPLANCSVRQQTEHAVEGDCDFHILKQDGQFSVLHAQCHSTPDSAEDVRKFCPRCPILIPFNDTNVVHTVKTALAAFNAQNNGTYFKLVEISRAQNVPFPVSTLVEFVIAATDCTGQEVTDPAKCNLLAEKQYGFCKATLIHRLGGEEVSVACKLFQTQPQPANANPAGPAPTVGQAAPVAPPASPPESVVVGPVAVPLGLPDHRTHHDLRHAFSPVASVESASGEVLHSRNVGQPGDAGAAGPAAPLCPGRVRYFNI
- the Ahsg gene encoding alpha-2-HS-glycoprotein isoform X2 codes for the protein MKSLVLLLCFAQLWGCQSAPQGAGLGFRELPCDDPETEHVALIAVDYLNKHLLQGFRQILNQIDKVKVWSRRPFGEVYELEIDTLETICHALDPTPLANCSVRQQTEHAVEGDCDFHILKQDGQFSVLHAQCHSTPDSAEDVRKFCPRCPILIPFNDTNVVHTVKTALAAFNAQNNGTYFKLVEISRAQNVPFPVSTLVEFVIAATDCTGQEVTDPAKCNLLAEKQYGFCKATLIHRLGGEEVSVACKLFQTQPANANPAGPAPTVGQAAPVAPPASPPESVVVGPVAVPLGLPDHRTHHDLRHAFSPVASVESASGEVLHSRNVGQPGDAGAAGPAAPLCPGRVRYFNI
- the Ahsg gene encoding alpha-2-HS-glycoprotein isoform X3, which translates into the protein MKSLVLLLCFAQLWGCQSAPQGAGLGFRELPCDDPETEHVALIAVDYLNKHLLQGFRQILNQIDKVKVWSRRPFGEVYELEIDTLETICHALDPTPLANCSAVEGDCDFHILKQDGQFSVLHAQCHSTPDSAEDVRKFCPRCPILIPFNDTNVVHTVKTALAAFNAQNNGTYFKLVEISRAQNVPFPVSTLVEFVIAATDCTGQEVTDPAKCNLLAEKQYGFCKATLIHRLGGEEVSVACKLFQTQPQPANANPAGPAPTVGQAAPVAPPASPPESVVVGPVAVPLGLPDHRTHHDLRHAFSPVASVESASGEVLHSRNVGQPGDAGAAGPAAPLCPGRVRYFNI